A window from Cryobacterium sp. SO1 encodes these proteins:
- a CDS encoding DUF1508 domain-containing protein codes for MSGKYELTADRSGGYVFKLKAHNGQVLMTSESYQTKADALKGIEIVKADAKGRVIDLTEPK; via the coding sequence ATGTCCGGCAAGTATGAATTGACTGCAGACCGATCCGGTGGCTATGTCTTCAAGCTCAAAGCCCACAACGGCCAGGTGCTGATGACCTCGGAGAGCTACCAGACCAAGGCGGACGCCCTCAAGGGCATCGAGATCGTCAAGGCGGATGCCAAGGGCCGGGTCATCGACCTGACCGAACCCAAGTAG
- a CDS encoding GAF and ANTAR domain-containing protein, translated as MTHDLFQVASDSLSDSRGQISDLARPFLGFLPVSGASISTFGSFLGAETISATDARAGRVDELQFDLGEGPCWDALVNRRPVLEPDIAQTSSTSWPAFLTAIRQEEIGAIFAFPLFFGPLEIGALDLYSLAPVSLSPQQQGQTLVLSAIVSRIVLRHAITGDDLPAETTTYSRRLIHQATGMVLAQLGTTAEDAHLILQARAFAENRPMREIAQDVIERRIRFAALSEPGEAPLNEAPRE; from the coding sequence ATGACCCACGATCTATTCCAAGTTGCGTCGGATTCCCTTTCCGACAGCCGGGGGCAGATCTCTGACTTGGCGCGGCCGTTTTTGGGGTTCCTTCCTGTCTCGGGCGCCTCGATCTCGACCTTTGGATCGTTCCTTGGCGCCGAAACGATCTCGGCCACGGACGCCAGGGCCGGGCGCGTGGACGAACTGCAATTCGACCTGGGTGAAGGTCCGTGTTGGGACGCCCTGGTCAATCGGCGGCCCGTGCTCGAACCCGACATTGCTCAGACGAGCAGCACCTCATGGCCGGCATTCCTGACCGCGATTCGTCAGGAGGAGATCGGGGCGATCTTCGCTTTCCCGCTTTTCTTCGGACCGCTCGAAATCGGTGCTCTGGACCTCTACTCCTTGGCGCCTGTCTCGCTCAGCCCACAGCAGCAAGGGCAGACGCTGGTTCTCTCCGCCATCGTCAGCCGGATCGTCCTGCGCCACGCCATCACCGGTGACGACCTGCCGGCTGAGACAACGACGTACTCCCGACGATTGATCCACCAGGCGACCGGCATGGTCCTCGCCCAGCTCGGAACGACCGCCGAAGACGCCCACCTGATCCTCCAGGCCCGGGCGTTCGCGGAGAATCGCCCGATGCGCGAAATCGCCCAGGACGTCATCGAGCGGCGGATTCGGTTCGCCGCGCTCTCCGAGCCGGGTGAGGCACCCCTGAATGAGGCACCCCGTGAATGA
- the trxA gene encoding thioredoxin produces the protein MSTIDVTEATFGETLSANDIVLVDFWADWCGPCKQFAPTYAASSEQHQDVVFAKVDTEAEQQLSAAAGIQSIPTLMAFREGVLVFSQPGALPPAALEQVVTGVKALDMAEVHRQVAEQKAAKQA, from the coding sequence ATGAGCACCATTGACGTGACCGAGGCCACCTTCGGTGAAACCCTGTCAGCCAACGACATCGTTCTGGTGGACTTCTGGGCCGACTGGTGCGGCCCGTGCAAGCAGTTCGCGCCCACCTATGCGGCCTCCTCCGAGCAGCACCAGGACGTGGTGTTCGCCAAGGTCGACACCGAAGCCGAGCAGCAGCTCTCCGCAGCGGCCGGCATCCAGTCCATCCCCACCCTGATGGCCTTCCGTGAGGGCGTCCTCGTGTTCTCCCAGCCCGGGGCCCTGCCGCCCGCGGCCCTCGAGCAGGTTGTCACCGGGGTCAAGGCGCTGGACATGGCCGAAGTGCACCGGCAGGTGGCGGAGCAGAAGGCCGCCAAGCAGGCCTAA
- a CDS encoding glucose PTS transporter subunit IIA: MAFSPAKDIIESIGGAANVVALTHCATRLRFTLKDASGIDLATVEGIPAVLGAVPQSGDRFQVVIGGAVETVYNEILALPEMKKIGTGESADDIKAAERAKGPRGKFAGLDTFFEVLSDSFRPILGALLGASLFITFMALMATLGVIPAWNAPGVTLEPGWAFINLMWQGVFVFLPLMVAYNASKRLGADPWVGFGIMAVVMLPGFSALAATDGAQTVFDGKAAIVSVFGLPLTVTDYSSQVFPPLLMAVVLGLLTKGLKKIIPSSVQLIFVPFLSMLVMIPVTAFLIGPIGVFGGAAIGEFLKSINDFSPLIFAIVIPLAYPFMVPLGLHWPLNAVMLLNIQSLGYDFIQGPMGAWNFACFGATAGVLFLAIRAKNSQMKQTATGALAAGLLGGISEPSLYGIHLRFKRIYPRMLVGCLVGGVIIGLGGGVTTNAFVFTSLLTIPAFNNIPLYALAVAASFFTAMILVILSGYLSPEQKAEAAAQLAADTAMEEAKHAPVAPVATPVAVASSTATAPAAGGTATMVATVLATIGSPVAGIVVPLADVPDPVFSKGIVGLGVGVDPTGDTVFAPAAGKVLVAQPTGHAFGLMLDGGIEMLIHVGIDTVNLAGKGFDVKVKAGDRVEAGTPLVTFDRAVIEEAGYSLVTPVLVTNPKKFGSIDQAATGQVAVGDALITVTAK; encoded by the coding sequence GTGGCGTTCTCACCCGCTAAAGACATTATTGAGAGCATCGGAGGAGCCGCGAACGTCGTCGCGCTCACTCACTGTGCAACCCGGCTGCGCTTCACCCTGAAGGACGCATCGGGAATCGATCTGGCGACTGTGGAGGGTATCCCCGCAGTCCTGGGAGCCGTTCCCCAGTCCGGAGATCGATTCCAGGTCGTCATCGGCGGCGCGGTCGAGACCGTGTACAACGAGATCCTGGCGCTGCCCGAGATGAAGAAGATCGGCACCGGCGAAAGCGCCGACGACATCAAGGCCGCCGAGCGCGCCAAGGGCCCCCGCGGCAAGTTCGCCGGGCTCGACACCTTCTTCGAGGTCCTCTCCGACTCCTTCCGGCCGATCCTGGGCGCACTGCTGGGCGCGTCGCTGTTCATCACGTTCATGGCACTGATGGCCACGCTCGGCGTCATCCCCGCGTGGAACGCTCCGGGCGTAACCCTCGAACCGGGCTGGGCCTTCATCAACCTGATGTGGCAGGGCGTCTTTGTCTTCCTGCCGCTCATGGTGGCCTACAACGCCTCCAAGCGCCTCGGCGCCGACCCGTGGGTCGGCTTCGGCATCATGGCCGTCGTCATGCTCCCAGGCTTCTCCGCCCTGGCCGCCACCGATGGTGCCCAGACCGTCTTCGACGGCAAGGCTGCCATCGTGTCGGTCTTCGGCCTGCCGCTGACGGTCACCGACTACAGCTCGCAGGTCTTCCCGCCGCTCTTGATGGCGGTCGTTCTCGGCCTGCTCACCAAGGGCCTGAAGAAGATCATCCCCTCCAGCGTCCAGCTGATCTTCGTGCCGTTCCTCAGCATGCTCGTGATGATCCCCGTCACGGCCTTCCTCATCGGCCCGATCGGTGTCTTCGGCGGAGCGGCCATCGGCGAGTTCCTCAAGTCCATCAACGACTTCTCCCCTCTGATCTTCGCGATCGTCATCCCGCTGGCCTACCCGTTCATGGTTCCGCTGGGCCTGCACTGGCCGTTGAACGCGGTCATGCTGCTGAACATCCAGTCCCTCGGCTATGACTTCATCCAGGGCCCGATGGGCGCCTGGAACTTCGCCTGCTTCGGTGCCACCGCCGGTGTACTCTTCCTCGCCATCCGCGCCAAGAACAGCCAGATGAAGCAGACCGCGACGGGTGCTCTTGCAGCCGGGCTCCTCGGTGGCATCTCCGAACCGTCCCTGTACGGCATCCACCTGCGGTTCAAGCGCATCTACCCGCGTATGCTCGTCGGTTGCCTCGTCGGCGGTGTCATCATCGGCCTCGGCGGTGGCGTCACGACCAACGCGTTCGTGTTCACGTCGCTCCTGACCATCCCGGCGTTCAACAACATCCCGCTGTACGCACTCGCCGTTGCCGCGTCGTTCTTCACCGCGATGATCCTCGTGATCCTCTCCGGCTACCTCTCGCCCGAGCAGAAGGCCGAAGCGGCCGCTCAGCTCGCAGCCGACACCGCCATGGAAGAAGCCAAGCACGCTCCTGTCGCTCCCGTCGCGACTCCGGTTGCCGTCGCATCCAGCACCGCTACGGCACCTGCCGCCGGAGGCACGGCGACCATGGTCGCCACCGTCCTGGCCACGATCGGTTCGCCGGTCGCCGGCATCGTCGTGCCGCTGGCCGACGTTCCCGACCCGGTGTTCAGCAAGGGCATCGTCGGACTCGGCGTTGGTGTCGACCCGACCGGAGACACCGTCTTCGCGCCGGCCGCGGGCAAGGTCCTGGTCGCTCAGCCGACCGGCCACGCCTTCGGCCTGATGCTGGACGGCGGCATCGAAATGCTCATTCACGTGGGCATCGACACCGTCAACCTCGCCGGCAAGGGCTTCGACGTCAAGGTCAAGGCCGGCGACAGGGTTGAGGCGGGTACCCCGCTGGTGACCTTCGATCGTGCCGTGATCGAGGAAGCCGGCTACTCGCTGGTGACCCCGGTGCTGGTGACCAACCCGAAGAAGTTCGGCTCGATCGACCAGGCCGCAACCGGCCAGGTCGCCGTCGGAGACGCTCTGATCACGGTGACTGCCAAGTAA
- a CDS encoding AarF/ABC1/UbiB kinase family protein gives MLESFWAWVVIIPIALVFSVAIGFATRSLLGTTVGWLRTFLVGLLVFVGCWPFAYFVSSQARVITDDGTPRVPILVVLLFIALAFGWVFAFGMAILVATEALWPTTAANPIDAFRAALHRRRRTKRYLQILTLLSKHGIGWILSERPGGAPRAAKKGGRTQDALVSAINEAGVTFVKLGQLLSTRRDLLPASYTQALASLQSGAATLPWPAIRRVIEAEIRGPLESVFAQVDEQPLAAASVAQVHAGTLLDGTRVVLKVQRPAAAAQVAADIDIIVRLAQRIENQTSWGRDFGAVTLAEGFGRSLRDELDYRIEFSSTRQIGSVVASSAAQDVLVVPRVYPEASSRRLLTMDLIDGVPLNAAGERLARMDPEDRGALASALLDAVLEQVIVTGIFHADLHPGNLMLRADGMLGMIDFGNVGVLERSMREGLVTLLLAAANDDDIATTDALLLVVEAPADADILSLQRDLGRMLTLTRHSAEGSIFAAMLDTIRDHHLAVPTSLGLALRSLITLERCLDILDPDFDMVETALARVPHFLRRLVTPRSLLGSLQSQAAVLQATARRLPRRLETISSSLAKGTFSVRIRAFAEADDRWWIGSVVTEAVGVLIGIAAVSLGIVLVVSDTGPDLVTGVRLFAFLGASIGLVGFILLVRALRQLFLRGPHV, from the coding sequence CGTTGCCATCGGTTTTGCCACCCGCTCGCTACTCGGCACCACCGTGGGGTGGTTGCGCACCTTCCTGGTGGGGCTGCTGGTCTTCGTCGGGTGCTGGCCGTTCGCCTATTTCGTCTCGTCCCAGGCCCGTGTCATCACCGACGACGGCACCCCCAGGGTGCCGATCCTGGTCGTGCTGCTCTTCATCGCGCTCGCGTTCGGCTGGGTATTCGCGTTCGGTATGGCGATCCTGGTGGCCACCGAGGCGCTCTGGCCCACCACCGCCGCCAACCCGATCGACGCGTTCCGGGCGGCCCTGCACCGGCGCCGGCGCACCAAACGGTACCTGCAGATCCTCACCCTGCTCTCCAAACACGGCATCGGCTGGATCCTCAGTGAACGCCCCGGCGGCGCGCCCCGCGCGGCCAAGAAGGGCGGGCGCACGCAGGATGCCCTGGTCTCGGCGATCAACGAGGCCGGCGTCACCTTCGTCAAGCTCGGCCAGCTGCTCTCCACCCGGCGCGACCTGTTGCCGGCCAGCTACACCCAGGCACTGGCCTCGCTGCAGTCCGGCGCGGCGACGCTGCCGTGGCCCGCGATCCGCAGAGTCATCGAGGCCGAGATCCGCGGCCCGCTGGAGAGCGTGTTCGCGCAGGTGGACGAACAGCCGCTCGCGGCGGCATCCGTCGCCCAGGTGCACGCCGGAACCCTGCTCGACGGTACCCGGGTGGTGCTCAAGGTGCAGCGGCCGGCGGCAGCGGCCCAGGTCGCCGCCGACATCGACATCATCGTCAGGCTCGCTCAGCGCATCGAGAACCAGACCAGCTGGGGGCGGGACTTCGGGGCGGTCACCCTGGCCGAGGGCTTCGGACGGTCGCTCCGCGATGAGCTCGACTATCGCATCGAATTCAGCAGCACCCGGCAGATCGGCAGTGTGGTCGCGTCATCGGCGGCCCAGGATGTACTCGTCGTGCCCCGGGTGTACCCGGAGGCCAGCTCTCGCCGGCTGCTCACCATGGATCTCATCGACGGTGTTCCGTTGAATGCCGCGGGGGAGCGGCTGGCCCGGATGGACCCTGAGGACCGTGGCGCGCTCGCTTCGGCGCTCCTGGACGCGGTGCTCGAGCAGGTGATCGTGACGGGGATCTTCCACGCCGACCTGCACCCCGGCAACCTGATGCTCCGGGCGGACGGCATGCTGGGGATGATCGACTTCGGCAATGTCGGTGTGCTGGAGCGCAGCATGCGCGAGGGCCTGGTGACGCTGCTGCTGGCGGCGGCGAACGACGACGACATCGCCACGACGGACGCCTTGCTCCTGGTGGTGGAAGCGCCGGCGGATGCCGACATCCTGTCGCTGCAACGCGACCTGGGCCGGATGCTCACGTTGACCCGGCACAGCGCGGAGGGCTCCATCTTCGCCGCGATGCTCGACACGATCCGCGACCACCACCTGGCCGTGCCGACCTCGCTGGGTCTGGCGTTGCGTTCCCTGATCACCCTGGAGCGCTGTCTGGACATCCTCGACCCCGACTTCGACATGGTGGAGACGGCGCTGGCCAGGGTGCCGCATTTCCTGCGGCGCTTGGTCACGCCCCGGTCCCTGCTCGGTTCGCTGCAGTCGCAGGCGGCCGTGCTGCAGGCCACGGCGCGCCGGCTTCCGCGCCGGCTGGAAACCATCAGCTCGTCCCTGGCCAAGGGCACCTTCAGCGTGCGGATCCGCGCCTTCGCCGAGGCGGACGACAGGTGGTGGATCGGTTCGGTGGTCACCGAAGCCGTGGGAGTCCTGATCGGCATCGCCGCCGTCAGCCTGGGGATCGTGCTCGTGGTCTCCGACACCGGGCCCGACCTTGTCACGGGGGTGCGGCTGTTCGCGTTCCTCGGCGCCTCGATCGGGCTGGTCGGCTTCATCCTGCTCGTCAGGGCCTTGCGCCAGTTGTTCCTGCGCGGCCCGCATGTGTGA
- a CDS encoding YigZ family protein — MGDLTVRGGAGSVVEAEITVKRSRFLCRLIRVETEDAARAAIDSARKEHWGARHHCSALVIGPSGTPEQVRRAHDDGEPSGTAGRPMLEALSGRGIIDAVAVVTRYFGGTLLGAGGLVRAYSDAVLTTIDRAQSLGMLVERERRELFTLTLPHAEAGRIEAELRQRGVLILGTDYGQSALLHISDDDAERLTEIVAHVTAGSAELQSVGREWVDVEQA, encoded by the coding sequence ATGGGCGATCTCACTGTGCGCGGCGGCGCGGGTAGCGTCGTCGAAGCCGAGATCACCGTCAAACGATCCAGATTCCTCTGCCGCCTGATCAGGGTTGAGACGGAGGATGCCGCGCGTGCGGCCATCGACAGCGCACGCAAGGAACACTGGGGTGCGCGCCATCACTGCTCCGCACTGGTGATCGGGCCAAGCGGCACTCCCGAGCAGGTGCGCCGCGCACACGACGACGGCGAACCCTCAGGGACCGCGGGGCGCCCCATGCTGGAGGCGCTGTCCGGGCGAGGAATCATCGACGCTGTAGCCGTGGTCACTCGCTACTTCGGCGGCACGCTCCTCGGTGCCGGCGGTCTCGTGCGCGCCTACTCGGATGCGGTGCTCACCACGATCGACCGCGCCCAGTCCCTGGGGATGCTCGTGGAACGCGAACGGCGAGAGTTGTTCACGCTCACCCTCCCCCATGCCGAGGCCGGCCGCATCGAGGCCGAGTTGCGCCAGCGCGGTGTGCTGATCCTGGGCACGGACTATGGACAGAGCGCCCTGCTGCACATCAGCGACGATGACGCCGAACGGCTCACTGAGATCGTCGCCCACGTCACGGCGGGAAGCGCAGAACTGCAGAGCGTCGGCCGCGAGTGGGTCGACGTCGAACAGGCCTGA
- a CDS encoding NYN domain-containing protein, producing MTEPNDARVGLYIDFDNIVISRYQQLHGRNAFQRDGIRNFDKTNRDADPEVAARLAAATVDFNAIIDFAASFGTLVVNRAYADWSVPVNASYQRQLMSRAVDLTQLFTTTTRGTKNGADIRLAVDVVEDLFRLPDLTHVIIIAGDSDYIALAQKSKRLGRFVVGIGVAGSTSTSLAAACDEFEDYDSLPGIVKVTASADAETPRAGKAKGSRRAAEPVEVEPTPAAGTTRKLTTIPMFSHTDDSPYDEPEPAEDIDPQSLATELLVRALQIGHAKGDDDEWLNTGTVKNQMRRMDPSFNEKPLGFRSFTDFLSSRSDLAELAEDGSQRLIRLRPEANSPR from the coding sequence ATGACCGAACCGAACGACGCCCGCGTCGGCCTGTACATCGACTTCGACAACATCGTCATTTCGCGCTACCAGCAGCTGCACGGCCGCAACGCCTTCCAGCGCGACGGCATCCGCAACTTCGACAAGACCAACCGGGATGCCGACCCCGAGGTCGCCGCCCGCCTCGCCGCCGCCACGGTGGACTTCAACGCCATCATCGACTTCGCCGCGTCGTTCGGCACCCTCGTAGTCAACCGCGCCTACGCCGACTGGTCCGTGCCCGTGAACGCGAGCTATCAGCGCCAGCTGATGTCCCGCGCGGTGGACCTCACCCAACTGTTCACCACCACGACGCGGGGCACGAAGAACGGTGCCGACATCCGTCTGGCTGTCGACGTGGTGGAAGACCTCTTCAGGCTGCCCGACCTCACCCACGTGATCATCATCGCCGGCGACTCGGACTACATCGCCCTCGCCCAGAAGTCGAAGCGACTGGGCCGTTTCGTCGTCGGCATCGGTGTGGCCGGGTCGACCAGCACGTCGCTCGCTGCCGCGTGCGACGAGTTCGAGGACTACGACTCGCTGCCTGGAATCGTGAAGGTCACCGCGAGCGCCGACGCCGAGACTCCCCGTGCCGGCAAGGCTAAGGGCAGCCGCCGGGCAGCCGAGCCCGTGGAGGTGGAACCCACCCCGGCGGCCGGTACGACCCGCAAGCTCACGACGATCCCGATGTTCTCGCACACTGATGACTCCCCCTACGACGAGCCGGAACCGGCCGAGGACATCGACCCGCAGTCGCTGGCGACGGAGCTCCTGGTTCGCGCACTGCAGATCGGGCACGCCAAGGGCGACGACGACGAATGGCTGAACACGGGCACGGTCAAGAACCAGATGCGCCGGATGGATCCGTCCTTCAACGAAAAGCCGCTCGGGTTCCGCTCCTTCACGGACTTCCTCTCCTCTCGCAGCGACCTGGCCGAGCTGGCCGAGGACGGCTCGCAGCGACTTATCCGGCTGCGGCCCGAGGCGAACTCGCCGCGCTGA
- a CDS encoding TetR/AcrR family transcriptional regulator C-terminal ligand-binding domain-containing protein, translated as MATENFATPDLADAANDALIKPRAAANRFIIQPAIDRGEVAPGCDIDTLCLLPALSLRAGDNPAAR; from the coding sequence GTGGCGACGGAAAATTTCGCGACGCCCGATCTCGCCGACGCGGCCAACGATGCCCTCATCAAGCCGCGGGCCGCGGCCAACCGGTTCATCATTCAGCCGGCCATCGATCGCGGCGAGGTCGCCCCCGGCTGCGACATCGACACCCTGTGCCTGCTGCCCGCGCTCAGCCTGCGCGCCGGGGACAACCCCGCCGCGCGGTAA
- a CDS encoding GAF and ANTAR domain-containing protein, giving the protein MNETTHLDETVRLERLFDAFATFADTLVAGYDVLDLLQTLVETCHDLLDVDSAGILLANAHNKLEVVASTSEANTLVEIMQLDADAGPCLECFRTRAVVSVPDINVGSSRWADFCATARAQGIHSVYAIPLRLRETTIGTLNLMRNERGELNQRDIRAAQALADVATIGILQERTIRDASKLRDQLQEALSSRIILEQAKGVVAETANVSVEAAFALIRSHARSHQTSLTLVARQIVTRDLRF; this is encoded by the coding sequence GTGAATGAGACCACACACCTGGACGAAACCGTTCGCCTGGAACGGCTCTTCGACGCTTTTGCGACGTTTGCGGACACCCTGGTGGCCGGCTATGACGTGCTCGACCTGTTGCAGACCCTTGTGGAGACCTGCCACGACCTCCTCGATGTCGACTCGGCCGGAATTCTCCTGGCAAACGCCCACAACAAGTTGGAGGTCGTCGCCTCCACCAGCGAGGCCAACACCCTCGTGGAGATCATGCAGCTGGACGCCGACGCCGGGCCCTGCCTGGAGTGCTTCCGCACCCGGGCCGTCGTCTCGGTGCCCGACATCAACGTCGGGTCCTCCCGCTGGGCCGACTTCTGCGCCACTGCCCGCGCCCAGGGCATCCACTCGGTCTATGCGATCCCGCTGCGCCTGCGGGAAACTACCATCGGCACCCTGAACCTGATGCGGAACGAGCGTGGGGAGCTCAACCAGCGGGACATTCGAGCCGCCCAGGCCCTGGCCGACGTGGCGACCATCGGCATCCTGCAGGAGCGCACGATTCGGGATGCCTCGAAACTGCGCGACCAGCTGCAGGAGGCGCTCTCGAGCCGCATCATCCTCGAGCAGGCCAAGGGCGTCGTCGCCGAAACCGCCAACGTGTCCGTCGAGGCGGCGTTCGCTCTCATCCGCAGCCACGCCCGCTCGCACCAGACCTCGCTGACCCTGGTCGCCCGGCAAATAGTCACCCGAGATCTTCGCTTCTGA
- a CDS encoding neutral zinc metallopeptidase — protein MTFNDDATYSGKGVRKSGRRTGLAVGGGGLGLVAIVLLSQLLGVDLSGLLGGGTAGGSSEGETTALTGCYTGADANDDVECRVGLTRDSLEDYWSEQAPALGVGYVSPNIQLFSEGVDTACGAATSAVGPFYCPADQLIYLDTAFYDTLRTEFDASAGPLSQLYVVGHEWGHHIQNLAGTFATADTSQAGPASDAVRVEVQADCFAGAWLGSAAETTDADGVRLLEPITEAQIADALNAASAIGDDRIQEKTQGQVNPETWTHGSGEMRQRWFQTGYTNGAEACDTFSVADAEL, from the coding sequence ATGACTTTCAACGACGACGCCACGTACTCCGGAAAAGGGGTGCGCAAATCCGGCCGCCGCACCGGCCTCGCTGTCGGTGGCGGAGGCCTGGGCCTCGTGGCCATCGTGCTGCTCTCCCAGCTGCTCGGCGTCGACCTGTCCGGCCTGCTCGGGGGCGGCACGGCCGGCGGCAGCAGCGAGGGCGAAACCACCGCGCTCACCGGCTGTTACACCGGGGCGGACGCCAACGACGACGTGGAGTGCCGGGTGGGCCTCACCCGCGACTCGCTGGAAGACTACTGGTCCGAGCAGGCGCCGGCCTTGGGCGTCGGCTACGTCTCCCCCAACATCCAGCTGTTCAGCGAAGGGGTCGACACCGCTTGCGGCGCGGCCACCAGCGCCGTGGGGCCGTTCTACTGCCCCGCCGACCAGCTGATCTACCTGGACACCGCGTTCTACGACACGCTGCGCACCGAGTTCGACGCATCGGCGGGGCCGCTTTCGCAGCTTTACGTAGTGGGCCACGAGTGGGGCCACCACATCCAGAACCTGGCCGGCACCTTCGCCACCGCCGATACCTCGCAGGCCGGCCCCGCCTCCGACGCCGTGCGCGTCGAGGTGCAGGCCGACTGCTTCGCCGGGGCGTGGCTCGGCTCCGCGGCGGAGACCACGGATGCCGACGGCGTGCGCCTGCTCGAACCGATCACCGAGGCTCAGATCGCGGATGCGCTCAACGCGGCGTCCGCCATCGGCGACGACCGCATCCAGGAGAAGACCCAGGGCCAGGTGAACCCGGAGACCTGGACCCACGGCTCGGGCGAGATGCGCCAGAGGTGGTTCCAGACGGGGTACACGAACGGGGCCGAGGCCTGCGACACCTTCTCAGTGGCTGACGCCGAACTCTAA
- a CDS encoding SDR family NAD(P)-dependent oxidoreductase, with amino-acid sequence MNWNPTHLPTQTGRTIVVTGATAGIGYFAAEQLAAAGANVVLASRSASKLRVARDAILGQVPDASVDSVVIELGSLASVDGAAAELAALPRLDGILLNGGAMTMSRASRTADGLPILLGTHVAANVRLLAGVLPALVASATAHGEVGRVVHASTGFVGLVR; translated from the coding sequence ATGAACTGGAACCCAACCCATCTGCCCACCCAAACCGGCCGCACCATCGTGGTCACCGGCGCGACCGCCGGTATCGGCTACTTCGCCGCGGAGCAGCTGGCCGCGGCCGGTGCGAACGTTGTGCTCGCCTCACGTTCCGCCTCGAAACTTCGGGTCGCCAGGGATGCGATCCTCGGCCAGGTCCCGGATGCATCGGTGGACTCCGTCGTGATCGAGCTGGGCTCGCTCGCCTCCGTCGACGGGGCCGCGGCCGAACTGGCTGCACTACCCCGACTGGACGGCATCCTGCTGAACGGCGGCGCCATGACCATGAGTCGCGCTAGCCGCACAGCAGACGGCCTGCCCATCCTGCTGGGTACCCATGTCGCCGCCAACGTTCGGCTGCTCGCCGGAGTGCTGCCCGCGCTCGTGGCAAGTGCGACGGCCCACGGCGAGGTCGGCCGGGTGGTGCACGCCTCCACCGGGTTCGTCGGCCTCGTCCGCTAG
- a CDS encoding TetR/AcrR family transcriptional regulator, producing the protein MTALRSDAARSRARILEVARRHDANTLRLNDVAREAGVGVGTVYRHFRNVSALAEALSADTIDRMLEISRRAAAEPNPGEAFSLFVRSALTLQLEDDGLQTVLLSVEDETEAVRSAKQEIFGTFSTLLDRAKTVGAVRGDLTLDQLSHLVCGIEHAVRLGTPADRAPLLDIVLTGLRPATEYSV; encoded by the coding sequence ATGACCGCTCTTCGCTCCGATGCCGCCCGCAGCCGCGCACGCATCCTGGAGGTCGCCAGACGACACGATGCCAACACCCTTCGGCTGAACGACGTCGCCCGGGAGGCCGGCGTGGGCGTCGGAACGGTCTACCGGCACTTCCGCAATGTGAGCGCCCTCGCAGAGGCCTTGTCTGCCGACACCATCGACCGGATGCTCGAGATCTCGCGCCGCGCTGCAGCCGAACCGAATCCCGGCGAGGCCTTCTCGCTTTTCGTCCGCTCGGCGCTCACCCTGCAATTGGAGGACGACGGTCTGCAAACAGTGCTGCTCTCCGTTGAGGACGAAACCGAGGCGGTGCGCTCGGCGAAACAGGAGATCTTCGGCACCTTCTCCACGCTGCTGGATCGGGCCAAAACTGTCGGAGCGGTTCGGGGAGATCTCACACTTGACCAGCTGTCGCACCTGGTTTGCGGTATCGAGCACGCGGTGCGCCTTGGCACCCCGGCCGATCGCGCCCCGCTTCTTGATATCGTTCTGACCGGCCTCCGCCCGGCCACTGAGTACTCCGTCTGA